Proteins from a genomic interval of Gossypium hirsutum isolate 1008001.06 chromosome A09, Gossypium_hirsutum_v2.1, whole genome shotgun sequence:
- the LOC107889080 gene encoding histone H2B-like → MAPKAEKKPAEKKPAEEKKAEKAPAEKKPRAEKKLPKEAGDKKKKRSKKSIETYKIYIFKVLKQVHPDIGISGKAMGIMNSFINDIFEKLAQESSRLARYNKKPTITSREIQTAVRLVLPGELAKHAVSEGTKAVTKFTSS, encoded by the coding sequence ATGGCACCCAAAGCCGAGAAGAAGCCAGCAGAGAAAAAGCCAGCCGAGGAGAAAAAAGCCGAGAAAGCCCCAGCTGAGAAAAAACCAAGAGCCGAGAAGAAGCTCCCTAAAGAAGCGGGGGACAAGAAGAAGAAGCGAAGCAAGAAGAGCATCGAAACCTACAAGATCTACATCTTCAAGGTGCTGAAGCAAGTCCATCCTGATATCGGCATTTCCGGCAAAGCCATGGGTATTATGAACAGCTTCATCAACGACATCTTCGAGAAGCTGGCTCAAGAATCTTCGAGGCTCGCACGCTATAACAAGAAGCCCACCATCACCTCCCGTGAGATCCAGACTGCCGTAAGATTGGTCCTGCCTGGGGAGTTGGCCAAGCACGCTGTTTCCGAAGGGACTAAGGCTGTTACTAAGTTCACTAGTTCTTAG